In Colletotrichum destructivum chromosome 1, complete sequence, the sequence TCCCGCGGCCCTGGCGAAGAATCCCCGCACTCCACCCTGTCACCGCCAGAACGAACcgctctttctctctgcaTTAATAGGCTTGGAtaagggggaggggggggctctGGAGCTTGTTTGAACGCTTAGTTAGCTCACGGCgtggggggaaggggacaCTGTGACCCAACACCAATAGCGCGAGGGACCGGCTGGTTAATTCATCTTGGAGTTAGGAGTGGATAGAGAGGTTCCTCGGAAATCACCACCAAGACTCCTGCACAACATGCATGCTTGATTTCCATTGCATTCCCACATGGCGCCCGTCATTTGTGTTATTGCAGACGCCGACCGCCAATTAGTACAGCTTCGCTCTGGCCATTCATCATTCACTCTTCGAGAGAACTAGTTCATCCGCCAATTCCCACGCCTGGcggcctcccctcccctttcaGTGACAATCCGGACCATCATGCCCCATCTCTCGCCCCCTGCCTACTCGCCTAACCTTCACTTTGAAACATAATTGCTGTTAGGTATTGATGTAACCAAGGGATACGATGACAAGTCTGCTCTTGTTGCACTTTTCCAATCTCCAGGACCGTTCGAGCCTTCACCTTAAAGTTCTCCCTCTCCACTGTTATTGCTTTCCTAACCGTTTTCCAAACCGTCGACCAGGCGCCCAAAGCAGTGCAGACGCCAACATCGATACCTCCAAAGGCTGCCAAGCGCCCTCTACTACTCTACTCGAACACTGCTTGCGGGCCGGGACACGCAAGCACGCACCTTCCGCGACTTTCACAACCCCCTCCGAGCGAGACGTTAGAAATCGGTGAATAGATGGCCGTATCTGGAATGTCACGTTAGCAATACCCCTAATCACACACTCAAAGGGGCGAACCCACTCGTCGTGTCCGGATGAGCCGTATCGTTCGGGATCCTCAGGATACCTGTCGAACTGGCTAGCGTCAcccgcgccggccttgacCGGGGGCGTGTAGGGTGCGTCAATGTCTTTGCGGGCGAGCCTGTCCCACGTAACCTCCGTGAACCACGGATGGTTCTTGACATCGTTCGGTCCGGCATACAGGTTACCCAGTCGCTTGGTGAGATCCGCCGTGATCAGTTTCTCCAGAAGGTCCTGGGCATCCGGGTTGATGTAGGCAGGGTACTTCACCTTGCCCTTGAGGATGTTTTCGTAGATCTTCATTGGCGACCCGCTGTCCCAAAACGGCGTGTACCCGCACAGCATCTCGTATATCAAAATTCCCAGAGACCACCTGCGACCGGGGGTTAACGCTTGCGAGAGAAAGCAAAACATTGCTGTCTCGGCCAAAGGACACCTTACCAGTCTACCGATTTGTTGTAACCCTTGTTCGAGACGACCTCGGGCGCCAAGTAGTCGGGGGTACCGCAAAGCGTCCATGTCTTGTCTGGCACTCGCTTGGCAAAACCAAAATCTGTTATCTTCAGGTGCCCATGCCGGTCGAGCAGCAGATTCTCGGGCTTGAGATCTCTGTAAATGATGTTCCTCGAGTGCAAATATTCGAGCGCTAACGTGACTTCGGCGGCGTAGAATTTCGCGACAGGGTTAGGGAAGCGCTGCGAGCAGAGAGAGGGCCGAGTTAGCTCGGACGGGGGCAGGATGAGGGCCGGAAGCATTTAAAATTGCACATACCCCGGATTTTCTTAGCAACGAAAACAGCTCGCCACCTTCAACAAAGTCCATCACCATGTACAGGTTCTTGGAGTCCTGGAACGTGCCCCACAACGTGATCAGGAAGGGGTGCTTGACTTCGCCCAGCATCTTCCTCTCGTCATTGGTGTGTTCGACCTGCTTCATTTTGACGACCtgcgccttcttcaacactTTGACGGCATAGAAGCGCTGGTTGTGTTTGGACTGAACCAGATGCACTCTTCCGAAACTACCAGTCCCCAGCGTCCGCAGGATGTCAAAGTCGGTCAATGTATATTTCCCCTTGGTCTGACGGACCTGCTGGTCCaccgcctgctgctgcatgccgaagtgttgttgctgttgttgctgttgctgctgttgctgctgctgcggcggcggcgggtgcaGCATCGACTGggcttgctgctgttgcaGTCTGGCTGGATCGGTTCCGGGGCTCGGGTTCGGCTGGGAGGATTGGGTCGGCTGGGCTAGGTAGTTATGGCCGTTGTTCGAACCGTCTTGCTGAGTCGGGTTGATTaggttgttgatgctggGGAGGTTCTGCTGCGATCCGGCTTGGTGGTTGTAgggtggctggctgggcgggtggacggtgacggggtacatctgctgctgcttcgcCGCCTCGGACGAAGCCGGATCGTCGTGCTGCTTCAGCCCCTGCTGGGAATTGGATGACAGCGAGGAAATGGTGGTCGAGATGGAACTGTCAAAGGGCTTCGATGAGGTAGGCGTTACCGGGCTGGTGGGTAGACTGGAGCCTTGAGAATCCTGATTGGCCTCCCTCGTCCGTTTTTTCTTGAGGAAGCCGAGGGTAGGCATATGAGCGTTGGAGGGGGGTGGAAGAAGGGCTGCGTGCCCCTTGAGGAAGTGACGGGGCGGGCGTAAAAGCAGGTTGGGACCTACGACGTTTGCAGTTTGGTTATGGAGGACAGAATAGTCGCAAAGTGACCCGTCGGTTCAAGGAAGAGCCCGGTTAAGCTCGTTGTTGCTTTGGGGGCAAGGTGAGCAGTGAATTGGCCCAAAAGAGGATCGCGGGGAAAGCTGAGCTGTGCTTCttcagcagctgcagctgcagcaagTGAAGTGGGAAAGCCGCGCCTATTGTCGTCAGGAACAATGGGGCCAGGTTGACGTAGCCTTTGGAGGAGAAAGGCCAAGAGAACGTCTGTCAAGAGGCGACAGAAGCTCTTGCAATTGGGGAAAATACGTACAAGTATCGAGGAATGGATTCTACAAAGATGCAAGTAGCCGGGCCGTTGGCAGCAAGGCAAAAGTCAGGCAATTTGGTGATGGATGGAATTCTCGCGCAGACGGCAGAGCGGGACAAGCGGGAGCCTCTATTTGGTTTG encodes:
- a CDS encoding Putative serine/threonine-protein kinase, active — encoded protein: MPTLGFLKKKRTREANQDSQGSSLPTSPVTPTSSKPFDSSISTTISSLSSNSQQGLKQHDDPASSEAAKQQQMYPVTVHPPSQPPYNHQAGSQQNLPSINNLINPTQQDGSNNGHNYLAQPTQSSQPNPSPGTDPARLQQQQAQSMLHPPPPQQQQQQQQQQQQQHFGMQQQAVDQQVRQTKGKYTLTDFDILRTLGTGSFGRVHLVQSKHNQRFYAVKVLKKAQVVKMKQVEHTNDERKMLGEVKHPFLITLWGTFQDSKNLYMVMDFVEGGELFSLLRKSGRFPNPVAKFYAAEVTLALEYLHSRNIIYRDLKPENLLLDRHGHLKITDFGFAKRVPDKTWTLCGTPDYLAPEVVSNKGYNKSVDWWSLGILIYEMLCGYTPFWDSGSPMKIYENILKGKVKYPAYINPDAQDLLEKLITADLTKRLGNLYAGPNDVKNHPWFTEVTWDRLARKDIDAPYTPPVKAGAGDASQFDRYPEDPERYGSSGHDEYGHLFTDF